From a single Mycolicibacterium moriokaense genomic region:
- the lysX gene encoding bifunctional lysylphosphatidylglycerol synthetase/lysine--tRNA ligase LysX, with protein MTVTSQASPATTAKARRTSAFRWVPAAAGWTVGVIATLSLLASVSPLFRSLIKVPREFVNDYIFNFPDTSFAWAFVLALLAAALAARKSIAWWILVGYMVAAIGWNVGDIVSGDETWLEESGEIIGLGFHLAAIAFLVLARKEFWAKVRRGALFKAAGTLIAGLVVGTLIGWGLLELFPGTLAPEDRFFYALNRVGAFAGASADAFTGHPHVFINALLGLFGALALMVAAIVLFQSQRAENALTGEDESAIRGLLELYGKNDSLGYFATRRDKSVVFAPNGRAAITYRVEVGVCLASGDPVGDPKAWPQAIDAWLSLCQAYGWAPGVMGASSAGAEAFRAAGLNALQLGDEAILYPDNFRLSGPDMRAVRQAVTRARRAGASVRIRRHRDLDADEMARVIERADAWRDTEDERGFSMALGRLGDPADGDCLLVEAVQPGPDGEQVVAMLSLVPWGANGVSLDLMRRSPQSPNGTIELMVSELCQQAEGIGVSRISLNFAMFRSAFEQGAQLGAGPIARLWRALLVFFSRWWQLETLYRSNMKYQPEWVPRYACYEDARLVPRVGVASVIAEGFLVLPFSRRHEQPHTGHHTSVPQSIVDRGLLHHDGSAPDAEQLQVGLDEEEQSRLPEQVRVRMAKLKALQDSGIDAYPVGEEPSHTIQEAVESEGAGTVTVAGRVLRIRDYGGVLFAQLRDWSGEVQLLLDNSQLEQGTTADFTHAIDLGDLIQVTGTMGYSKKGTRSLIVLGWRLIGKCLRPLPDKWKGLTDQEARVRARYVDLAINSEARDLIRARSAVLHAIRETLVGKGFLEVETPILQQIHGGANARPFLTHINAYDLDLYLRIAPELYLKRLCVGGVERVFELGRAFRNEGVDFSHNPEFTLLEAYQAHADYNVWIDGCRELIQNAAQAANGAHVFMRPRDDGTLEPVDISGEWTVKTVHDAVSEALGEQIGPDTDLTTLRKLCDSAKIPYLTHWDAGAVVLELYEHLVEDRTEAPTFYKDFPTSVSPLTRPHRSIPGVAERWDLVAWGVELGTAYSELTDPVEQRRRLQEQSLLAAGGDPEAMELDEDFLQAMEYAMPPTGGLGMGVDRVVMLITGRSIRETLPFPLAKPR; from the coding sequence ATGACGGTGACTAGCCAAGCGAGCCCGGCGACCACGGCCAAAGCACGCCGAACCTCCGCGTTTCGGTGGGTGCCCGCCGCGGCCGGCTGGACCGTCGGCGTCATCGCCACGCTGTCACTTCTCGCGAGTGTGTCGCCGTTGTTCCGGTCCCTGATCAAGGTGCCGCGCGAGTTCGTCAACGACTACATCTTCAACTTCCCCGACACCAGCTTCGCGTGGGCGTTCGTGCTGGCGCTGTTGGCGGCCGCGCTCGCGGCGCGCAAGAGCATCGCGTGGTGGATCCTCGTCGGCTACATGGTCGCGGCGATCGGCTGGAACGTCGGCGACATCGTCTCCGGCGACGAAACCTGGCTGGAGGAAAGCGGCGAGATCATCGGGCTGGGCTTCCATCTCGCCGCGATCGCGTTCCTCGTGCTGGCACGCAAGGAGTTCTGGGCAAAGGTGCGGCGCGGTGCACTGTTCAAGGCCGCGGGCACACTCATCGCCGGTTTGGTCGTCGGCACCCTGATCGGCTGGGGCCTGCTCGAGCTGTTCCCGGGAACGCTGGCTCCTGAGGACCGTTTCTTTTATGCGTTGAACCGGGTGGGCGCCTTCGCCGGCGCCAGTGCCGACGCGTTCACCGGTCACCCGCACGTCTTCATCAACGCGTTGCTCGGCCTCTTCGGAGCACTGGCGCTGATGGTGGCGGCGATCGTGCTGTTCCAGTCCCAACGTGCGGAGAACGCACTCACCGGAGAGGACGAGTCCGCGATCCGCGGGCTGCTCGAGTTGTACGGCAAGAACGACTCATTGGGCTACTTCGCGACGCGGCGCGACAAGTCCGTGGTGTTCGCCCCCAACGGCCGCGCCGCCATCACCTACCGCGTCGAGGTCGGCGTCTGCCTTGCCAGCGGCGACCCCGTCGGCGACCCCAAAGCCTGGCCGCAGGCGATCGACGCGTGGCTGTCGCTGTGCCAGGCATACGGCTGGGCGCCCGGGGTGATGGGTGCGAGTTCCGCAGGCGCCGAGGCATTCCGGGCCGCCGGCCTCAACGCGTTGCAGCTCGGCGACGAGGCCATCCTGTACCCCGACAACTTCCGGTTGTCGGGGCCGGACATGCGCGCCGTGCGCCAGGCGGTGACCCGCGCGCGACGTGCGGGGGCCTCGGTGCGGATCCGGCGCCACCGCGATCTGGACGCCGACGAGATGGCCAGGGTGATCGAACGCGCCGACGCCTGGCGCGACACCGAGGACGAACGCGGGTTCTCCATGGCGCTGGGCCGACTCGGCGACCCAGCCGACGGCGACTGCCTGCTCGTCGAGGCCGTCCAACCCGGGCCGGACGGCGAGCAGGTCGTCGCGATGCTGTCCCTGGTGCCGTGGGGCGCCAACGGAGTGTCGCTGGACCTCATGCGCCGGTCACCTCAGTCCCCCAACGGCACCATCGAGCTCATGGTCAGCGAGCTATGCCAACAGGCCGAAGGCATTGGGGTCAGCCGCATTTCGCTGAACTTCGCGATGTTCCGATCGGCCTTTGAGCAGGGCGCCCAGCTCGGCGCCGGACCGATCGCACGGCTGTGGCGCGCCCTGCTGGTGTTCTTCTCGCGCTGGTGGCAGCTGGAGACGCTGTACCGCTCGAACATGAAGTACCAGCCCGAATGGGTGCCGCGCTATGCGTGCTATGAGGACGCGCGACTGGTCCCCCGTGTCGGTGTCGCGTCGGTGATCGCCGAAGGCTTCCTGGTGCTGCCGTTCTCGCGCCGGCACGAACAGCCACACACCGGCCACCACACGTCGGTGCCGCAGAGCATCGTCGACCGGGGCCTGCTGCACCACGACGGCAGCGCACCCGACGCCGAGCAGCTTCAGGTCGGCCTGGACGAGGAGGAGCAGTCCCGGCTGCCCGAACAGGTGCGGGTCCGGATGGCCAAGCTGAAGGCGTTGCAGGACAGCGGAATCGACGCCTATCCCGTCGGCGAGGAGCCCAGCCACACCATCCAGGAGGCTGTCGAGTCCGAGGGCGCGGGCACCGTGACGGTAGCCGGGCGAGTGCTGCGCATCCGCGACTACGGCGGCGTGCTCTTCGCGCAGCTGCGCGACTGGTCCGGCGAAGTCCAACTGCTGCTGGACAATTCACAGCTCGAACAGGGCACGACGGCCGACTTCACCCACGCCATCGACCTGGGCGACCTGATCCAGGTGACGGGCACGATGGGCTACAGCAAGAAGGGCACCCGGTCGCTGATCGTGCTCGGCTGGCGGCTGATCGGCAAGTGCCTGCGCCCGTTGCCCGACAAGTGGAAAGGGCTGACCGACCAGGAGGCGCGGGTACGCGCCCGGTACGTCGACCTGGCCATCAACTCCGAGGCCCGCGATCTGATCCGCGCCCGCAGTGCCGTGCTGCATGCGATCCGCGAAACCCTGGTCGGAAAGGGGTTTCTGGAGGTCGAGACGCCGATTCTGCAGCAGATTCACGGCGGCGCCAACGCCAGACCGTTCCTGACCCACATCAACGCCTACGACCTCGACCTGTACCTGCGGATCGCCCCCGAGCTGTACCTCAAGCGGCTGTGTGTGGGTGGTGTCGAGCGCGTCTTCGAGCTGGGCCGGGCATTCCGCAACGAGGGCGTCGACTTCAGCCACAACCCCGAGTTCACGCTGCTGGAGGCCTATCAGGCGCATGCGGACTACAACGTCTGGATCGATGGTTGCCGAGAGCTGATCCAGAACGCCGCGCAGGCCGCCAACGGGGCGCACGTGTTCATGCGCCCCCGCGACGACGGAACGTTGGAACCCGTTGACATTTCCGGTGAATGGACGGTCAAGACCGTGCACGACGCGGTGTCGGAGGCCCTGGGAGAACAGATCGGGCCCGATACCGACCTCACGACGCTGCGCAAACTGTGCGACAGCGCGAAGATTCCCTACCTGACCCACTGGGACGCCGGCGCCGTCGTGCTCGAACTGTATGAGCACCTCGTCGAGGACCGCACCGAGGCGCCGACGTTCTACAAGGACTTCCCCACCTCCGTCTCACCGCTGACGCGGCCGCACCGCAGCATCCCCGGTGTCGCCGAGCGCTGGGAC
- a CDS encoding adenylate/guanylate cyclase domain-containing protein, producing MDDVEPIDEVSARPSSGPLGWLKNTNRSPSVIAFLRRARRALPGDPDFGDPLSTSGVGGPRAAARAADRLLEREAASREVSLGALQVWQALTERVSGKPAYREVTIVFTDLVGFSSWSLSAGDDTTLKLLRRVSQVVEPPLLEAGGQIVKRMGDGIMAVFTRPSTAVAAAIKAREAVKSLDVDGYTPRMRVGIHTGRPQRIGSDWLGIDVNIAARVMERATRGELVVSQATLDGIAAEDLDLLGVEVKRLRRQVFAAKQDGVPADLVMYRLKSRRPSLGDVGHEGDESRP from the coding sequence GTGGATGATGTCGAGCCGATCGACGAAGTATCCGCCAGACCGTCATCCGGGCCTCTCGGGTGGTTGAAGAACACCAACCGCAGCCCGTCCGTGATTGCTTTCCTTCGACGCGCCCGTCGTGCGCTTCCGGGAGACCCGGACTTCGGTGATCCGCTGTCGACGTCCGGTGTCGGCGGCCCGCGCGCTGCCGCTCGCGCGGCGGATCGGCTGCTCGAGCGCGAGGCCGCCTCGCGCGAAGTCAGCCTCGGCGCGCTTCAGGTGTGGCAGGCGCTGACGGAGCGGGTGTCCGGCAAGCCCGCCTACCGCGAAGTGACGATCGTCTTCACCGACCTGGTGGGCTTCTCGTCGTGGTCGCTGAGTGCGGGCGACGACACGACGCTCAAGCTGCTTCGTCGCGTCTCGCAGGTCGTCGAACCGCCGTTGCTGGAGGCGGGCGGGCAGATCGTCAAGCGCATGGGCGACGGCATCATGGCCGTGTTCACCCGGCCGTCGACCGCGGTCGCCGCGGCCATCAAGGCCCGGGAGGCGGTGAAATCCCTTGACGTGGACGGCTACACGCCGCGGATGCGCGTCGGCATCCACACCGGCAGGCCGCAGCGGATCGGCTCGGACTGGCTGGGCATCGATGTGAACATCGCGGCGCGCGTGATGGAGCGCGCGACCAGGGGCGAGTTGGTGGTGTCGCAGGCGACTCTCGACGGTATCGCCGCCGAGGACCTCGACCTGCTCGGCGTGGAGGTCAAACGGCTTCGCAGGCAGGTCTTCGCGGCGAAACAGGATGGCGTGCCCGCCGATCTCGTCATGTACCGGTTGAAGTCACGAAGGCCGTCGCTCGGTGATGTCGGCCACGAAGGCGACGAATCGCGGCCGTAG
- a CDS encoding DUF1844 domain-containing protein, translated as MTKDPASPGPTAEPPTRELADIPAVEVITRSAVMLMSAAAEKLGLAAEDPDESPHRDLDEARRLITALAGLVTASAEYLGPHAGPVRDGLKSLQLAFREASAAPDEPGQGPGEKYTGPVW; from the coding sequence GTGACGAAGGATCCCGCATCGCCCGGACCCACGGCCGAGCCACCCACCCGCGAGCTGGCCGATATCCCCGCCGTCGAGGTGATCACCCGGTCGGCGGTCATGCTCATGAGCGCCGCGGCCGAGAAGCTCGGGCTGGCCGCCGAGGATCCCGACGAGAGCCCGCACCGCGATCTCGACGAGGCGCGCCGGCTGATCACCGCGCTCGCGGGCCTGGTGACGGCCTCCGCCGAATACCTCGGCCCGCATGCGGGGCCGGTGCGTGACGGGCTGAAGAGCCTGCAGCTGGCCTTCCGGGAGGCCAGTGCCGCACCCGACGAACCGGGTCAGGGTCCAGGCGAGAAGTACACCGGCCCGGTCTGGTAG
- a CDS encoding acyl-CoA dehydrogenase family protein: protein MLEWSDVDLAVRDAVREFVDKEIRPHVDALESGEMEPYPIIRKLFATFGIADMARESLNKRLARLREGGESAGKSSGGGMFGGGSGGMGFVVVSELCKVSMGIVTGMGVSLGLTVPTIQSRGTLAQQERWLPDLVTYDKIGAWAITEPDSGSDAFGGMKSYVVRDGDDYILNGQKTFITNGPDADVVVVYAKLDEGDGADKRNRKVLTFVLDKGMEGFVQSKPFRKMGIHSSRTGELFFNNVRLGRDRLLGETEDSASGDGRASARSNFSAERIGVAAMSLGVIEECLRLCVDYAKTRKLWGQEIGQFQLIQLKLANMEVARMNVRNILFRVIESAEKGQPISLPEASAIKWYCSQAATDVAMDAVQLFGGNGYMTEYRVEQLARDAKSLMIYAGSNEVQITHVARGLLSDD, encoded by the coding sequence ATGCTCGAATGGTCTGATGTTGATCTTGCCGTGCGCGACGCCGTGCGGGAGTTCGTGGATAAAGAGATCCGCCCCCATGTCGACGCGCTGGAAAGCGGCGAGATGGAGCCCTACCCGATCATCCGCAAGCTGTTCGCGACGTTCGGTATCGCCGACATGGCCCGCGAATCGCTCAACAAGCGGCTGGCGAGACTGCGTGAGGGTGGTGAGTCGGCAGGCAAGTCGTCGGGCGGCGGCATGTTCGGCGGCGGGTCGGGCGGCATGGGCTTTGTCGTCGTCAGCGAGCTCTGCAAGGTGTCGATGGGAATCGTCACCGGCATGGGAGTCAGTCTCGGCCTGACGGTGCCGACGATCCAGAGCCGGGGCACGCTGGCCCAGCAGGAGCGCTGGCTGCCCGACCTCGTCACCTACGACAAGATCGGCGCCTGGGCGATCACCGAACCCGACTCGGGCTCAGATGCGTTCGGCGGCATGAAGTCCTACGTCGTGCGTGACGGCGACGACTACATCCTCAACGGCCAGAAGACGTTCATCACCAACGGACCCGACGCCGACGTGGTCGTGGTGTACGCGAAACTCGATGAGGGCGACGGCGCCGACAAACGCAACCGCAAAGTGCTGACGTTCGTGCTCGACAAGGGCATGGAGGGCTTCGTTCAGTCAAAGCCGTTCCGCAAGATGGGGATTCACAGTTCGCGCACCGGCGAGCTGTTCTTCAACAACGTCCGGCTGGGCCGCGACAGGCTGCTCGGCGAAACCGAAGACAGTGCGTCGGGTGACGGACGCGCGAGCGCGCGGTCGAACTTCTCGGCCGAGCGGATCGGCGTCGCGGCGATGTCGCTTGGCGTCATCGAGGAGTGCCTGCGGCTCTGCGTCGACTACGCCAAGACCCGCAAGCTGTGGGGTCAGGAGATCGGGCAGTTCCAGCTGATCCAGCTGAAGCTCGCGAACATGGAAGTCGCGCGAATGAACGTGCGCAACATCCTGTTCCGGGTGATCGAGTCCGCGGAGAAGGGTCAGCCGATCTCGCTTCCGGAGGCGTCGGCGATCAAGTGGTACTGCTCCCAGGCCGCCACCGATGTGGCCATGGATGCCGTCCAGCTGTTCGGCGGCAACGGCTACATGACGGAATACCGGGTGGAGCAGCTCGCCCGTGATGCCAAGTCGTTGATGATCTACGCCGGCAGCAACGAGGTGCAGATCACCCATGTGGCGCGGGGCCTGCTGAGCGACGACTAG
- the rplT gene encoding 50S ribosomal protein L20 has product MARVKRAVNAQKKRRTILKASKGYRGQRSRLYRKAKEQQLHSLTYAYRDRRARKGEFRKLWISRINAAARANDITYNRLIQGLKAAGVEVDRKNLAEIAVSDPAAFTALVEVAKGALPADVNAPSGEAA; this is encoded by the coding sequence ATGGCACGCGTAAAGCGCGCAGTCAACGCCCAGAAGAAGCGGCGGACAATACTCAAGGCATCCAAGGGCTACCGCGGTCAGCGGTCGCGGCTGTATCGCAAAGCCAAAGAGCAGCAGCTGCATTCGTTGACCTACGCCTACCGTGACCGGCGTGCCCGCAAGGGCGAGTTCCGCAAGCTGTGGATCTCCCGGATCAACGCGGCGGCCCGCGCCAACGACATCACCTACAACCGCCTGATCCAGGGCCTCAAGGCCGCCGGGGTCGAGGTCGACCGCAAGAACCTCGCCGAGATCGCCGTCAGCGATCCCGCCGCGTTCACCGCGCTGGTCGAGGTCGCCAAGGGTGCGTTGCCCGCCGATGTGAACGCACCGTCGGGCGAGGCTGCCTGA
- the infC gene encoding translation initiation factor IF-3, which produces MVWAPRATQDNIGGPISTETRVNERIRVPEVRLIGPGGEQVGIVRIEDALRVAADADLDLVEVAPDAKPPVCKIMDYGKYKYETAQKARESRKNQQQTVVKEQKLRPKIDPHDYETKKGHVVRFLQAGSKVKVTIMFRGREQSRPELGYRLLQRLGADVADYGFVETSAKQDGRNMTMVLAPHRGAKTRAKAAHDADAPAAQRAQPESAPTDTSQN; this is translated from the coding sequence ATGGTGTGGGCTCCACGAGCGACACAGGACAACATAGGAGGCCCCATCAGCACTGAGACCCGCGTCAACGAGCGCATCCGCGTACCTGAAGTCCGTCTGATCGGACCAGGCGGCGAGCAGGTAGGCATTGTGCGCATCGAAGACGCTCTCCGCGTCGCCGCGGATGCCGATCTCGATTTAGTCGAAGTAGCCCCAGATGCCAAACCCCCGGTTTGCAAGATCATGGACTACGGCAAGTACAAGTACGAGACGGCACAGAAGGCGCGCGAGTCTCGCAAGAACCAGCAGCAGACCGTCGTCAAGGAACAGAAGCTCCGACCCAAGATCGACCCGCACGACTACGAGACCAAGAAGGGCCACGTGGTCCGCTTCCTCCAAGCGGGATCGAAGGTCAAGGTGACGATCATGTTCCGCGGACGCGAGCAGTCGAGGCCCGAGCTGGGCTACCGACTCCTGCAGCGCCTCGGCGCCGACGTGGCCGACTACGGCTTCGTCGAGACGTCGGCCAAGCAGGATGGCCGCAACATGACGATGGTGCTGGCACCGCACCGCGGCGCGAAGACTCGCGCCAAGGCGGCGCATGATGCCGACGCTCCGGCAGCGCAGCGCGCACAGCCCGAGAGCGCACCGACCGATACATCACAGAACTGA
- a CDS encoding TrmH family RNA methyltransferase codes for MAAAVKLHRHVGRRRAARFLAEGPNLVEAALRRGLVSEVFATEDAMARFAGLLSDTQVHLVTERAAKALSETVTPVGLVAVCSVPETSLDAVLADSPRLLAVAAQISEPGNAGTLIRVADAMGADAVVIAGHSVDPYNGKCLRASAGSIFSIPVVPEPDADAAVSAIKAAGLQVLATTLDGELSLDDVDLTPPTAWLFGPEAHGLPSELVDAATHRVRIPMPGNAESLNVASAAAICLYQSSRFHREQTRTPPN; via the coding sequence GTGGCGGCAGCGGTCAAGCTGCACCGCCACGTCGGACGACGCCGCGCCGCACGCTTTCTCGCCGAGGGACCCAATCTCGTCGAGGCCGCGTTGCGGCGCGGACTCGTCTCCGAGGTCTTCGCGACCGAGGACGCGATGGCTCGATTCGCTGGCCTGCTGAGCGATACGCAGGTGCATCTGGTGACCGAGCGGGCCGCGAAAGCGTTGTCGGAGACGGTCACTCCGGTCGGCCTCGTCGCGGTGTGCTCGGTGCCCGAGACCTCACTGGACGCCGTGCTGGCGGATTCACCACGGTTGCTTGCTGTGGCGGCGCAGATCTCCGAGCCGGGCAACGCGGGCACGCTGATCCGTGTGGCCGATGCGATGGGTGCTGACGCCGTCGTGATTGCCGGCCACAGTGTCGACCCGTACAACGGCAAGTGCCTGCGCGCGTCCGCGGGGAGTATTTTCTCGATACCCGTTGTGCCCGAACCGGATGCGGACGCCGCGGTATCGGCCATCAAGGCGGCGGGACTTCAGGTGCTGGCCACCACGCTCGACGGCGAGCTGTCGCTCGATGACGTGGATCTGACGCCGCCGACGGCGTGGCTGTTCGGCCCGGAGGCACACGGCCTACCGAGCGAGCTGGTCGACGCTGCGACACATCGCGTGCGCATCCCCATGCCGGGCAACGCGGAGAGTCTGAACGTCGCGTCGGCTGCGGCGATCTGCCTGTACCAGAGTTCGCGCTTCCACCGCGAGCAGACGCGTACACCCCCAAATTGA
- the rpmI gene encoding 50S ribosomal protein L35, with product MPKAKTHSGASKRFRVTGSGKIVRQKANRRHLLEHKSSRRTRRLEGRTDVAANDVKRVKKLLNG from the coding sequence ATGCCCAAGGCGAAGACTCACAGCGGCGCTTCGAAGCGGTTCCGGGTCACCGGAAGCGGAAAGATCGTGCGCCAGAAGGCCAATAGGCGGCACTTGCTCGAGCACAAGTCGAGTCGCCGCACCCGTCGGCTGGAAGGCCGCACCGATGTGGCAGCCAACGACGTCAAGCGCGTCAAGAAGCTGCTGAACGGCTGA
- a CDS encoding oxygenase MpaB family protein — translation MTLKSTSPTTDIKRPCARNADPLGPDSLTWKYFGDLRTGMLGVWIGAIQNMYPELGAGVEDHSILLREPLQRVARSVYPIMGVVYDGDRAPQTGEQIKSYHHTIKGVDAEGRRYHALNPETFYWAHATFFMLIIKTAEYFCGGLTEAEKRQLFDEHVQWYRMYGMSMRPVPKSWEEFLEYWDAKCRDELEINRATLDIFSIRIPKPWFVLMPTPIWDQLFKPMVGAQRWIAAGIFDPALREKAGMRWTPGDEVLLRIFGKLVELAFVAVPDEIRLHPRALAAYRRAQGKLPEDAPLVEAPSFMAPPRDRHGLPMHYVPPRKSLLDRAGSLVHTTFSLAGLRPARGRNKAA, via the coding sequence ATGACCCTGAAATCGACATCGCCCACGACCGATATAAAGCGGCCCTGCGCCCGGAACGCCGACCCACTCGGCCCCGACTCGTTGACGTGGAAGTACTTCGGTGATCTGCGGACCGGCATGCTCGGCGTCTGGATCGGCGCGATCCAGAACATGTATCCCGAACTCGGCGCAGGCGTCGAGGACCATTCGATCCTGCTGCGTGAGCCCCTGCAGCGCGTCGCCCGCTCGGTCTACCCGATCATGGGCGTCGTCTACGACGGCGATCGTGCACCGCAGACCGGCGAGCAGATCAAGAGCTACCACCACACGATCAAGGGCGTCGACGCCGAAGGCCGCCGCTACCACGCGCTGAATCCCGAAACCTTCTACTGGGCGCACGCGACGTTCTTCATGTTGATCATCAAGACCGCGGAGTACTTCTGCGGTGGCCTGACCGAGGCCGAGAAGCGCCAGCTGTTCGACGAACACGTGCAGTGGTACCGGATGTACGGCATGAGCATGCGGCCCGTGCCGAAGAGCTGGGAAGAATTCCTCGAGTACTGGGACGCGAAGTGTCGCGACGAGTTGGAGATCAACCGCGCGACGCTCGACATCTTCTCCATCCGCATCCCGAAGCCGTGGTTCGTGCTGATGCCGACGCCGATCTGGGATCAGCTGTTCAAGCCGATGGTCGGCGCACAGCGGTGGATCGCCGCGGGCATCTTCGATCCGGCGCTGCGCGAGAAGGCCGGCATGCGATGGACGCCCGGTGACGAAGTGCTGCTTCGGATCTTCGGGAAACTCGTCGAGTTGGCCTTCGTCGCGGTGCCCGACGAGATCCGGCTGCATCCGCGTGCGTTGGCGGCCTACCGCCGGGCGCAGGGCAAGCTGCCCGAGGACGCGCCGCTGGTCGAGGCGCCCTCGTTCATGGCGCCGCCCCGCGATCGCCACGGGTTACCCATGCATTACGTGCCGCCACGCAAGTCGTTGCTGGACCGAGCTGGGTCTTTGGTGCACACCACGTTCTCATTGGCAGGCCTCCGTCCAGCGCGTGGACGCAATAAGGCAGCCTAG
- the pheS gene encoding phenylalanine--tRNA ligase subunit alpha, with protein MADQPIDLSEEALTEAVSAARHAFDAAADLDALARAKTEHLGDRSPIALARQALGSLPKTDRADAGKRVNVARTQAQQAYDERLAVLRAERDAAVLVAERIDVTLPSTRQPVGARHPITILAEHVADTFVAMGWELAEGPEVETEQFNFDALNFPPDHPARSEQDTFYIAPEGSRQVLRTHTSPVQIRALLERDLPVYIISIGRTFRTDELDATHTPVFHQVEGLAVDKGLTMAHLRGTLDAFARSEFGPEGRTRFRPHFFPFTEPSAEVDIWFANKKGGPGWVEWGGCGMVNPNVLRACGIDPEVYSGFAFGMGLERTLQFRNGIPDMRDMVEGDVRFSLPFGVGA; from the coding sequence GTGGCTGATCAGCCAATAGACCTGTCCGAAGAAGCGCTGACCGAGGCTGTCAGCGCGGCCCGGCATGCCTTCGATGCGGCGGCCGACCTCGACGCGCTCGCCCGCGCCAAGACCGAGCACCTCGGCGATCGCTCACCCATTGCGCTGGCGCGCCAGGCGCTGGGGTCCCTGCCGAAGACCGATCGAGCCGACGCGGGCAAGCGGGTCAACGTCGCGCGCACCCAGGCGCAGCAGGCCTATGACGAGCGGCTTGCGGTGCTGCGCGCCGAGCGCGACGCCGCCGTGCTGGTCGCCGAGCGCATCGACGTGACACTGCCGTCGACCAGGCAGCCCGTCGGCGCCCGTCACCCGATCACGATCCTGGCCGAGCACGTCGCGGACACGTTCGTGGCGATGGGCTGGGAGCTCGCCGAGGGGCCCGAGGTCGAGACCGAGCAGTTCAACTTCGACGCTCTCAACTTCCCGCCTGACCATCCGGCGCGCAGCGAGCAGGACACCTTCTATATCGCGCCAGAAGGCTCACGGCAGGTGCTGCGCACCCACACGTCGCCGGTGCAGATCCGCGCGCTGCTGGAACGCGATCTGCCGGTCTACATCATCTCGATCGGCCGTACCTTCCGCACCGACGAGCTGGACGCCACCCACACGCCGGTCTTCCACCAGGTGGAGGGATTGGCCGTGGACAAAGGGCTGACCATGGCCCATCTGCGGGGGACTCTCGACGCATTCGCCCGCTCCGAGTTCGGGCCCGAGGGCCGCACCCGGTTCCGTCCGCACTTCTTCCCGTTCACCGAACCCTCGGCGGAGGTCGACATCTGGTTCGCGAACAAGAAGGGCGGCCCCGGCTGGGTCGAGTGGGGTGGCTGCGGCATGGTCAATCCGAATGTGTTGCGGGCCTGCGGGATCGACCCGGAGGTCTATTCCGGGTTCGCCTTCGGGATGGGATTGGAGCGCACCTTGCAGTTCCGCAACGGCATTCCCGACATGCGTGACATGGTCGAGGGCGACGTGCGGTTCTCGCTGCCGTTCGGGGTTGGAGCCTGA